CCGCTGTCGACCCCCTCGAGGCTGAGGACGGCGTTTTCGGCCGCGGTCGTCCCATCCTCGAGGTCTCGAGTCGCGCTCACGCGCCACCACCGAGATAGGCGTCGATGACACGGTCGTTCGCGCGGATCTCGTCGGGTCGGCCTTCCGTGAGGACGCTTCCTTGATCGAGGACGATGATCGGATCTGCGAGGTTCATGATGAACTCCATGTCGTGTTCGATGATCAAGAACGTGATTCCCTGGTCGTTGAGCCGCTCGATCTGGACGGCCAGCTTGTTCGCCAGCGTCGGGTTTACTCCGGCGACCGGCTCGTCGAGCAGCAATATTTCGGGCTCGGCGAGCATCGCACGAGCCAGTTCAACCAGTTTCATCTGTCCGCCCGAGAGGTCCGTCGCTGGCTGGGTCGCGAGGTGATCGATCTCGAACTCTTCGAGGATCTGCTCGACGCGCTCGAGGTTCTCGCGTTCGGCCTCGCCGACCCTCGAGGGGGCGGTGAACAGCTCGAGGAATGACTCGCCGGGCTGGTTCTGAGGTCCAACGAGCATCGCCTCTCGGACGGTCATCCCCTCGACCTTGCGGGGAGTCTGGAACGTCCGGATGAGACCGTGGGTGGCGACCTCGTAGGGTTCTAACCCAGTGACGTCGGTACCGTCGACGGTGACCGTGCCCCCTTCGGGCTCGTAAAAGCCCGAGATGAGGTTGAACAGGGTCGACTTGCCGGCGCCGTTCGGTCCGATGAGGCCGGTGATCGAGCCGCGCTCGACCGCGAAGCTCGCGTGGTCGGTGACCTGGAGCGCGCCGAAGGACTTCTGGAGGTCCTCGACGCGAAGGAGAACGTCGTTTTTCGCCATGTGGGCGTTCGTTCGAGCGTTGGCTGTGGATTCACTCATCGGTTTCACCGCCGTTGGACTGTGGCACGCCGCGGTCGGGTCGGGACGGTGCCTCGCGACCGATTGCGCTCGGCCAGATCAACTCTCGCTGCGGCGGGAGAATTCCCTGTGGCCGGAATCGCATGACCAGGATGATCAAGAGACCGATCATCAGCAACCGCAACGGAGCCGCGTCGAGGGGCAGCCACGAAATGTCGTTCGCGAACCGGGACCCTTCGCGGATGGCGACGACGACGAACCCGCCGAGTAAGGCCCCGCGATTCGAGCCGCTGCCGCCGAGAATAACCGCGACCCAGACGTAGAACGTCGTGATCGGGTCGAGGTCGCCCGGGTTGACGAAGAGGTTGAGGTGAGCGTAGAAGACGCCCGCAAGCGCCATGATGAGACTGCCCAGCACGAACGCCTGCATCTTGTAGCTGTACGTGTTCTTCCCGAGTGCCTTCGCCAGGTCCTCGTCGGCCCGAATCGTGCGCTGCAGTCGCCCCCACGGCGAGCGCTGGGCCCGCCGGAGGATCAAAAACGCCGCGCCCAGAAATCCCAGCAACAGCGTCACGTTGAGCAACTGGCGCCAGAACGGCGTCCCGAGGATTACAGGCGATCCCGGGACGATGGCGATCTCGAGACCGGGCATCCACTGCGGGAACTCGCCGAGGAGCGGCCACCCGTCGAAGAAACTGGGAATGCCGCGAATCCCGGCACTGCCGTTGGTCCACTGGCGTTCGTTCTGCAAGACCAGCCGGAGCACTTCCGCCAGTCCGAGTGTGGCGATAGCGAGGTAATCGGCCCGTAGACGAAGCGTCGGGATGCCGATGGCGACGGCGACAATCGCGGCCAGCACTAGCCCGATAGCGAGCCCGAAAATCGGATTGAACCCGCCGGCGATCGGCGAGTTGCTCCCGGTCATCAGCGCCGCGCCGTAGGCGCCGATGCCGAAGAAGGCGGCGACGCTGAAGTTGATCAGACCGGTGAACCCCCACTGGCTGTTGAGTCCCAGCGAGAGCAACGCGTACATCCCGCCCAGTCCGAACAGGAACAGAAAGTACGAGGCGCCGAGCGCGCCGGTGAGAAGTGCGATCACCAGCCCAAACACGAGGACGCTCATCGCCATAGTGAGACGCTTTTCCGCGTTCGTCAGGTTCGACCAGTACGCCCCGACATCGAATCGATCGGTCACGTCAGATCCCCTCCCCGCCCGCGGTTCCGTCGCCGGCGATGCCGGTCGGACGAACGAGCAAGACGACGACCATGATCACGAACGCGACCGCGGGGCCGTAGTCGACGCCGATCGGGATGCCTACGCGAGAGAGCAGCGGTGTCATCTCGACGACCATGCCGATGAGAAAGCCCCCGAGCATCGCGCCGTACACCGAGCCGATCCCGCCGAGGATCACCGCGGCGAAGATAACTAGCAGGACGCTAAATCCCACCCGCGGCGTCAGGGCGTTGTAGAGCCCCAGGAACGCGCCGCCCGCCCCCGCCAGTCCCGCGCCGAGGACCCACGACCACAGCTTGATCCGGTGGGTTCGGATGCCGCTGGCTCGAGCGAGGTCGGGGTTGTCGGCCATCGCCCGCATCTTGCGCCCGAGATCGGTGTACTGGAGCAGGACG
This region of Natronosalvus halobius genomic DNA includes:
- a CDS encoding branched-chain amino acid ABC transporter permease, which produces MTDRFDVGAYWSNLTNAEKRLTMAMSVLVFGLVIALLTGALGASYFLFLFGLGGMYALLSLGLNSQWGFTGLINFSVAAFFGIGAYGAALMTGSNSPIAGGFNPIFGLAIGLVLAAIVAVAIGIPTLRLRADYLAIATLGLAEVLRLVLQNERQWTNGSAGIRGIPSFFDGWPLLGEFPQWMPGLEIAIVPGSPVILGTPFWRQLLNVTLLLGFLGAAFLILRRAQRSPWGRLQRTIRADEDLAKALGKNTYSYKMQAFVLGSLIMALAGVFYAHLNLFVNPGDLDPITTFYVWVAVILGGSGSNRGALLGGFVVVAIREGSRFANDISWLPLDAAPLRLLMIGLLIILVMRFRPQGILPPQRELIWPSAIGREAPSRPDRGVPQSNGGETDE
- a CDS encoding ABC transporter ATP-binding protein, translated to MSESTANARTNAHMAKNDVLLRVEDLQKSFGALQVTDHASFAVERGSITGLIGPNGAGKSTLFNLISGFYEPEGGTVTVDGTDVTGLEPYEVATHGLIRTFQTPRKVEGMTVREAMLVGPQNQPGESFLELFTAPSRVGEAERENLERVEQILEEFEIDHLATQPATDLSGGQMKLVELARAMLAEPEILLLDEPVAGVNPTLANKLAVQIERLNDQGITFLIIEHDMEFIMNLADPIIVLDQGSVLTEGRPDEIRANDRVIDAYLGGGA